A region of Heliangelus exortis chromosome 4, bHelExo1.hap1, whole genome shotgun sequence DNA encodes the following proteins:
- the N4BP2 gene encoding NEDD4-binding protein 2 isoform X5, with product MPRRKKTGGSPSPKNGNCDRMSAVAVSQGDPSHLVSQAMRSVRKEELLNSMSEMFSDLDPSVVYMVLSECDFKVENAMDCLLELSTHAKGVASSKTLSCDSVASSLALINQQRSVANERMGGSAAEQSNSKEDKEKVLSPDVELTEELDSLIENAVWKYNLSDELTNSTNDQVVQKYCVEHDGFNEFLEWEKSDSGCGELLFPQQTGTNNEFLENFACSQPPRSQLSTQTNSPAATDDFEQILEDADVSDIRVQHDVPSEVCKQSNGEIPCGNSEQTQDTVLDQKSVTAAPVVASQRPLEFGVVGTATSNSGCLEQHEEVVTVSSSPQSTSLPEPSVSLETSSFKIPEPAYFQLTQQGCNLTPSCQLQQHWNLMAPAFYPCSGNNSFVTPVAVGPGQWRPVSDSRTLGKGPFFPSPVVSNAWDNNPSLKVWGNQDRNSKLNFSQAQQPPVCHMMRKKMHLVGQVLVLLRGVPGSGKSYLARTLLEDNPDGIILSTDDYFYKHGQYHYDPDCLGEAHDWNRKRAKEAFEMRISPIIIDNTNTQAWEMKPYVTLAQQFNYKVIFREPDTWWKFKPKELERRNIHGVSKEKIRRMLERYEFCLSVSSILDSSVPDKSEAAGWSEDPYQEESHRKREAQSDEKEEKSFASDVEPLELAEDNKNFPSTSSTLESDPGHLQKEEKEMEINTVEHNSENSTVQDDFNVSLSASVEKEQAMEKKDEKGENTEKDTVTEMNEVDMTTAEETVCLHTRGVEEQDNNKFLRVQTEVEQLGNTCVEPESAQSSSILEPNSSASDMSEKPQLLNFLGDWPVEQRMGQRIKRARRLEKSSEKSDKEIKTPNQQYTELSKEEQSDLHGTCTVEKAQEEGNVASSCSSASSDKVTLEFQMIGHWPVSGSLEQRQQRSRRIRKTSLNQSDEGRNSESDINRSVLETVDVICGTPANTAEQPDAKSLHMHESETVAGETVSEKKTQQNKRMRKHHKLALTFTNNNLPHPKEEEHLSVPNTAEEGHDTSSCGQRSSHSQTESQDFAILWRLEKKMLFPETTKVLHGRLDGFKSKNIDNVSDPLEKVPYQVMYDKSTFVEESELTNIDESEKLNTLCNLFESVSFEALKDLYERCNKDLDWTTGLLLDCNEKLCKDVDTECFQVREHEPLVKDLDFKTGTNYDENCKDSEQMSQKTEAADTSEHSEDTSSSLSIAESRATKATVTDGDVPGLLTDASLHDSAELKNSGDASPQTDGGSVESIPEIPISGKQKIECESPIEENTNNQSVSQFDTGLCIPMALHHSPNMTSADLKFELNNESDSNSSESNVENPKVTPSLLEMDHAPLVDPRTDKELETDKEIQESSREIHGREVETPSRDDTKAKIQRPIPESHPNFNIDCLELTLPPELALQLNEIFGPVGIDAGSLTLEDCVVHIDLNLARVIHEKWKESVVKRRRRDELCKLSAEGPPVIQQIDTDGSEMLLSPNADSKIQKKKMSWISGSSNDIQPKRTATSDIFPAMDHWNAQIQKVSLRQIISEEIAMQEKQDLIMVHFTIQNRVPSMSRKDCAAKLKEKQLFAMFPTINQNFLMDIFKDNNYSLEQTEQFLNCVLEGDPVKTVIAHGTVLQTEIVSSYSGAKNREKKAKKSKEEDDPLTEVFQDFEYPQYDDLRAEAFCHQQKRQECLKKAGEAYRMGMRSVAAFYAHQGRLHEQKMKEANHAAALQIFEKANTSLLPMNVLDLHGLHVDEAVNHLSRVLQEKSEGSQK from the exons ATGCCACGAAGGAAGAAAACTGGTGGGAGTCCTTCTCCAAAGAATGGCAATTGTGACAGAATGTCAGCTGTTGCTGTATCCCAAGGGGACCCAAGCCACTTGGTGTCACAAGCAATGCGTAGTGTCCGTAAGGAAGAGCTCTTGAACAGCATGTCAGAGATGTTTTCTGACCTAGATCCTAGTGTGGTTTATATGGTTCTGTCTGAATGTGATTTTAAAg TAGAAAACGCTATGGATTGTCTGCTAGAGCTGTCCACCCATGCCAAAGGAGTAGCATCTTCAAAAACCTTGAGTTGTGATTCAGTAGCATCATCACTAGCTCTTATTAATCAGCAAAGATCTGTTGCAAATGAAAGAATGGGGGGAAGTGCTGCAGAACAAAGTAATTCCAAGGAAGATAAAGAAAAGGTCCTATCACCTGATGTGGAGCTGACTGAAGAACTGGATTCATTAATAGAAAATGCTGTTTGGAAATACAACTTGAGCGATGAATTGACTAATTCCACAAATGACCAAGTAGTACAAAAGTACTGTGTGGAACATGATGGCTTTAATGAATTTCTTGAGTGGGAAAAATCTGATTCAGGTTGCGGTGAGCTACTTTTTCCACAGCAAACAGGGACAAATAATGAGTTTTTAGAAAACTTTGCCTGTTCTCAGCCACCCAGGAGTCAGCTGAGCACCCAGACAAACTCCCCAGCTGCAACAGATGATTTTGAACAGATACTGGAAGATGCTGATGTGTCAGACATACGTGTTCAACATGACGTACCTTCAGAAGTCTGTAAACAATCAAATGGAGAAATACCATGTGGAAATTCTGAACAAACACAAGATACTGTTTTGGATCAAAAAAGTGTGACAGCGGCTCCTGTTGTGGCCTCGCAAAGACCTCTGGAATTTGGAGTAGTTGGCACTGCAACTTCTAATTCAGGATGCTTAGAACAGCATGAAGAGGTAGTGACTGTCTCAAGCAGCCCCCAAAGCACTTCTCTTCCAGAAccttctgtctctcttgaaACATCCAGTTTCAAAATCCCAGAACCTGCCTATTTTCAGCTCACTCAGCAGGGTTGTAACTTGACACCATCGTGTCAGCTTCAACAGCACTGGAATCTCATGGCTCCCGCATTTTATCCATGCAGTGGAAATAACAGCTTTGTAACTCCTGTGGCTGTAGGTCCAGGGCAATGGAGACCTGTTTCAGACTCTAGGACTTTGGGAAAAggacctttttttccctctccagtgGTTTCAAATGCCTGGGACAACAACCCTTCTCTGAAGGTATGGGGAAATCAAGATAGAAACTCAAAATTGAACTTCTCGCAAGCACAGCAGCCGCCTGTTTGTCACATGATGAGAAAAAAGATGCATCTTGTAGGTCAAGTACTTGTTCTTCTCAGAGGTGTTCCAGGATCAGGAAAATCGTATTTGGCAAG GACTTTGCTTGAGGATAATCCAGATGGAATAATTCTTAGTACTGATGATTACTTTTATAAACATGGACAATACCATTATGATCCTGATTGCTTAGGGGAAGCACATGACTGGAACAGGAAACGAG CCAAAGAAGCATTTGAAATGAGAATCTCTCCTATAATAATAGacaacacaaacacacaagCATGGGAGATGAAGCCTTATGTTACTTTG GCTCAGCAGTTCAATTACAAAGTCATTTTCCGAGAACCGGATACTTGGTGGAAGTTTAAGCCAAAAGAACTTGAAAG gCGAAACATTCATGGTGTGTCTAAAGAAAAGATCAGAAGAATGTTGGAACGGTATGAATTCTGCCTTTCTGTCAGCTCAATATTGGATTCTTCTGTCCCAGACAAATCAGAAGCTGCTGGCTGGAGTGAAGATCCTTATCAGGAGGAAAGCCATAG AAAGAGAGAGGCACAGTctgatgaaaaggaagaaaaatcttttgctTCTGATGTGGAGCCTCTTGAATTAGctgaagataataaaaattttcCCAGTACTTCTTCAACATTAGAAAGTGATCCTGGACATcttcagaaagaggaaaaagaaatggaaattaacaCAGTGGAACACAATTCTGAGAACAGCACTGTTCAAGATGACTTCAATGTTTCTTTATCAGCGTCTGTAGAAAAAGAACAGGCCAtggagaagaaagatgaaaagggagaaaatacagaaaaagatacTGTAACAGAAATGAATGAGGTTGATATGACTACAGCTGAAGAGACTGTGTGTTTGCATACAAGAGGAGTCGAGGAACAGGACAATAACAAGTTTCTCAGAGTTCAAACTGAAGTTGAACAGTTGGGTAATACATGTGTGGAACCAGAATCAGCACAAAGTAGTAGCATACTGGAACCAAACAGCTCAGCTTCTGACATGTCAGAAAAACCACAACTACTAAACTTCCTGGGTGACTGGCCTGTAGAACAAAGGATGGGACAGAGAATCAAAAGAGCTAGAAGACTAGAAAAATCTTCTGAAAAGAGTGATAAGGAAATTAAAACTCCCAATCAGCAGTATACTGAGTTAAGTAAAGAAGAACAGTCAGACTTGCATGGGACCTGTACTGTCGAAAAAGCACAGGAGGAAGGAAATGTAGCCTCTAGTTGTTCCTCAGCTAGTTCAGATAAAGTTACACTGGAATTTCAAATGATAGGGCATTGGCCTGTCTCAGGCTCCTTAGAACAGAGACAACAAAGGTCAAGGAGAATAAGAAAGACAAGTCTAAATCAGTCTGATGAAGGTAGAAATAGTGAAAGTGACATTAATAGAAGTGTTCTTGAGACAGTAGATGTGATTTGTGGGACACCTGCAAACACTGCAGAGCAACCAGATGCAAAGAGTTTGCATATGCACGAATCTGAAACAGTAGCTGGTGAAACTGttagtgagaaaaaaacccagcaaaataAGAGAATGAGGAAACATCACAAATTAGCTCTCACTTTTACAAACAACAATTTGCCACATCCCAAGGAAGAGGAACACTTGTCTGTACCAAACACAGCAGAAGAGGGACATGACACAAGCTCATGTGGACAAAGAAGTAGCCATTCACAGACTGAGTCACAGGACTTTGCGATCCTGTGGagattagaaaagaaaatgctttttcctgAGACTACCAAAGTATTACATGGTAGACTAGATGGCTTCAAATCAAAAAACATAGATAATGTTTCAGATCCTCTGGAAAAAGTACCCTATCAAGTTATGTATGATAAAAGTACATTTGTGGAAGAAAGTGAACTTACCAATATTGATGAGTCTGAAAAGCTGAATACACTGTGTAATCTTTTTGAATCTGTGTCATTTGAAGCTCTGAAAGATCTGTATGAAAGATGTAACAAAGACTTAGACTGGACCACGGGTCTGCTGTTAGACTGCAATGAGAAATTATGCAAAGATGTTGATACTGAATGCTTTCAAGTAAGAGAACATGAACCACTTGTCAAAGACCTTGATTTCAAGACAGGTACAAACTATGATGAGAATTGCAAAGACTCTGAACAAATGTCTCAAAAAACTGAGGCTGCTGATACTTCTGAGCATTCAGAAGATACGAGCTCATCGCTCAGCATTGCAGAAAGTAGGGCTACCAAGGCAACTGTGACAGATGGTGATGTGCCTGGCTTGTTGACTGATGCCTCATTGCATGattcagcagaactgaaaaattctgGAGATGCATCCCCTCAAACTGATGGAGGCTCAGTAGAAAGTATCCCTGAGATACCCAtttcaggaaagcagaagatAGAGTGTGAGAGTCCTattgaagaaaatacaaataatcaATCAGTCTCACAATTTGATACAGGTTTATGTATACCCATGGCTTTGCATCACAGTCCTAACATGACTTCTGCTGatttaaaatttgaattaaatAATGAAAGTGACAGTAACTCTTCAGAAAGCAACGTAGAAAACCCCAAAGTGACTCCTTCGTTGCTGGAAATGGATCATGCACCTCTGGTGGATCCTAGGACTGATAAAGAACTGGAGACAGATAAAGAAATCCAGGAGAGTTCTAGGGAGATACATGGTAGAGAAGTTGAAACTCCAAGCAGGGATGACACTAAAGCCAAGATACAAAGACCTATACCAGAATCACATCCAAACTTCAATATAGATTGTCTAGAACTAACGTTGCCTCCTGAACTGGCCCTCCAGTTGAATGAAATATTTGGGCCTGTTGGCATTGATGCAG GATCACTAACTCTTGAGGATTGCGTGGTTCATATTGATCTGAATTTGGCAAGAGTGATTcatgaaaaatggaaagaatctGTTGTG aagcGTCGGAGGAGAGATGAATTGTGTAAGTTGTCTGCAGAAG GTCCTCCTGTGATTCAGCAGATAGATACAGATGGCTCAGAAATGCTGTTATCTCCAAATGCAGAcagtaaaatacagaagaaaaaaatgagctggATTTCAGGCTCATCTAATGACATACAGCCTAAAAGAACAGCAACATCAGACATTTTTCCTGCTATGGATCACTGGAATGCTCAGATTCAGAAAGTTTCTCTCAGACAAATAATTTCCGAAGAAATAGCTATGCAGGAGAAACAGGACCTG ATCATGGTGCATTTCACTATACAG AATCGTGTTCCTTCTATGTCTAGGAAAGACTGTGCTGCTAAACTAAAGGAGAAGCAACTTTTTGCGATGTTTCCAACTATTAATCAAAATTTCTTAATGGACATCTTCAAGGACAACAA CTACTCTTTAGAACAAACTGAACAATTTCTGAACTGTGTTCTGGAGGGAGATCCTGTGAAAACAGTTATAGCTCATGGGACTGTTCTGCAAACTGAAATAGTTTCTTCCTACAGTGGTGCAAAGAACCGAGAgaagaag gcaaaaaaaagtaaggaagaAGATGATCCTTTGACTGAAGTATTTCAAGATTTTGAGTATCCACAATATGATGACTTAAGAGCAGAAGCTTTTTGTCACCAGCAAAAGAGGCAAGAATGTCTGAAAAAGGCTGGGGAGGCCTATCGCATGGGCATGAGGTCTGTGGCAGCATTCTATGCACATCAG GGTCGCCTTCATgagcagaagatgaaagaagccaaccatgctgctgctttgcagatcTTTGAGAAAGCAAACACTTCCTTGCTGCCTATGAATGTGTTGGATCTGCATGGTCTCCATGTGGATGAAGCTGTGAATCACTTGTCCAgggtgctgcaggaaaaaagtgaaG gttcacagaaataa